GATAGTGTGATTGGTCTACGCATACATCAAGAATACATACACGGGCGCACACATATAAACACGCACACAAATTCGCAATGGACACGCGCAGCTGGCGCAAGGTCCTACTCCAGTGGGTAAGTGAATCTCGCATCGCGCATCAAACGCTGGGTATCATTTAGAGTAACCCAATCCTCCGGCAGATTGGCAAGTGCCAGTTCATCGAGCCGAACTACATTAGCTTGGAGCAGTCGGACCTGGACTCCTTCTTTTCGGTCTTCATTCGAAAGATCCAGGAGACGCAATCTGACAAGGGGAAGGAGCTGCAGGATCAGCCCACAAAACCAATCCCCCTTGTGCAGGAATTTCTAGCACGTAAGTTGACTTCCCTATTTTCTAGTTTATTGACGtttctcaaaaaaaaaaaaaaaataataataataaacagccaacttggaaaatttgtatattgaaaatattaatattaaaatgttgaCCTGTCATGGGATAGGGAAACATTAATACATAATGGGCCCTTAGTATGAGAATTTAGCGCATTCCCAGCTTGATGAGCCCACTAACTTGTACATTTTTCCATGCAGATAACTATCCCGAGTTCATTGTCCATCAAGATGACAAGGAGCAGCCTTTGGATTGCCTTTACGTTTACACGCTCTTGTTACATTATTCGTGCGTGAAGAAGCCCAGCTTGTTCTTTCACAACATCTGCAATAATCTGCCGGAGATGACGCAGACATGCATCGCATCCTTCTTTGGAGAGACCGTTGACAGGCTGTTGACGCGCGAATATCTAAGCCAGTCGATCGCCAACGTGGCAATTATTTACCAACAGGGGACTCAGACCTCAGTCAGCCCATGTCTTCCCAGCAGCAGCTTGAGTCCCGATCCGAGAAGCGATGATGCACAGTGTCCATCCACGCcctcatcgtcatcgtcacAGCCGTCGAGCAGCACGCCACAGTTGCACAATCATCGCGAACGCCTTCGCCTACAGATGTCTGGCTCCGAAATGCCACCTCCTTCGACCCCGAAAACGGAGCTACTGGAGCAACGCACCAAGGAGCTGCGCGGTATTCGTGCCCAACTGGAGGTGGTGCGCTACGAGAAGACCGTGCTGGAGGAGCAGCAATTGGAGAAGGACGAGCTTATTAAAGTTCTCAGCAAAGGTTGGAATGCTCCGAATGCACGACTATCATAATACAAGTAATTTCATAATCGTTTGCATTTCAGAGAAAATGATGGCCAAGATGGAACTGGAAAGACTGAAGAACGTAAAGCTAAACGAAGAGCCGCATGATAACGAGAGCCACATCATGCCATATGAGTTCGAACATGTAGGTAGACCAGCATATGGTCACAGGTAGCGGGAGCTATAAACCAATAAAACTTTTAATCCTCATTTCAGATGAAGGGAAACCTTTTAAAGGAAATTGGTCTAAAGGAGAATCTCATCACTGAGATTACCGATAAGCTGCATGATTTGCGTGTCGAAAAGTCCGAGCTGTCGGAGAAGGTAAGCTACCTGTTCGGTTTTATAGGGACTATGCTATAAAGAAAATTCTGCCGGGATGTTTGCGAAAAACTAGCCTTTAAACGGTTCGCAACTTTTTAGATTACCTTTGTTTACACAATTTTATTTGCTGCATAATGCtttcaaaatatatgcaatgtaatctaatatatgttatatattgtTATATCTCTTTTCATACATTAAATAGCTGAATCTGGCAGGAAAACAATTGCTGGAGTATACGGATCGCATCCGATTGCTAGAAAGCCGTGTAGAAGAATTGACTCGTAGCGTATCGTCCAGGGACGATAGGATCTTCTTTCTGGAGCTCGATAACCAGGAATTGGATCAGTGTCTTAAAGAAGCCCGTGACGAGTTGAAGAACCGACGCGAGGTCTTAAACGCATCCTCGGATTTGCTAGACTGTTCGCTGTCGCCGAACACCACGCCCGAGAATTTGGCCAGTTCTGTGATTGACAAGCAGTTGCGCGAGAAGGAGCATGAGAATGCCGAGCTAAAGGAGAAGCTGCAGTATTTGCACACTTCACAGCGGGAGCTATGCCAGGCCCTTTCAAGTTTCCTCCAGAAGCACAATATCGATCACGAGTTTCCGGTGGAATGGACGTCGTCGTCCCTGTTGTCCACCATTTCTGCAATCGAAAGCACCTTTGTTAATACGGTGGAGAAGAGTACGCAAATGAAGAAGGAATGCGATGTTCAGGCTGTGTGTGTCGAAAAACTACTGGAGAAATGCAAGCTGTTATATCGATCGCTGGGATGCCAGCCACAAGAGCTAGATGCGTTCAAGGCCACAATAGCGGAGCCGATGGAGTCGGTTTTCGAATCGAGCCGTGAATGTGAAACCATTCTGGGTTGTTGTCATATGAGGGTAGTCGATATAGCATTGAAAAACAACCATCTGGAGTTAGACAACGAAAGGCTTAATGAAAACTGCGCTGAGCTTAAATCAATAATTGATCGCGGGGATCAACACCTGGCCGATATCAATCTGCAGCTAACCGAGAAGGAAAAGCAGATAAAAGATGTGGCCGCTGAAATCCAGGAGCTGCGCAAAAGGAATATAAACCTTGAAAATATGCTCAGCCAAATCGCAGATAAGGAAGCCAGTGCGGCAAGCCATGCACAGCGTTTGCAGCAGTGCGTCAAGCTTATGAGAGCCAAGTATGAAGTGTGCCGAAATGAACTAATTGCTAAGAACGCGGCCCAAGATGAGTTGGTCAGGATGATGGTTGTGCCAGACTGGGAGACCTTGCATGGGCGCGTACGCCAGCTGATCGATCTGGAGAGGAGGCATGTTGAACTTAACGAGATGTATAGAGGGATGTTGAAGGAATTGGATGAGCTCAGCGCTAAACATGACAAACTGACGCATTCCCATGTAGAGTTTGTAAAGAGAACGGAGATCGAATTGGAAAGGAAGAATGCACAGCTAATGGCATTCGAAAAGCATAACAATCATTTTGATTGTTTTCTGACCCGCATCTTTACTCTCTTAAGAAGTAGAAACGGTCCGAAATCCACGACTATGTGCTCAGCGAACACCTCCATTGAATCGATGCGTATTGAACAGCGATTTGAGAATATTGAAAAGTTAATTGAGGGGCAATTGCTTTCGGCTGATACTCTTAAGAAGGAGTTGGACGATCTTCGGGCGAAAAATGAAGAGCTCTCTACGGAGAACATCAATGCAATAATAAAGCGCAAGAAATTCGTGGATTCTCTGGAGGTCAACAGCGAAAAAGTCAAGCAATACATAACAGATCTAGAGAAAGAAGCTTTCAGCAAAAACGAAAAGGTAGCCCAGCTGGAAAATACTCTAAGCGAGGAGCAAAGCAATGCAAGACAATTGGCACTGAGGTTAGACATGGCGCAGCAGGAAGTAAATGACTACTATGTGGAAGCCACTAGGTTTATAAACACCGTTATGGATCGCATTCATGAAGATTTCAATGGCGAAAACCACCCCCAGACGCTGGGCAATTGTATGACCAAATTTTTACGAATTTTTGACCAGATGGAGGTGTGGTACGAGGACTCTTCGTCGTTGGTAGAAAAACTCCTGCATACTAGGGATGAATTGAAAAAGAAACTGAAGGCATCTGATGAGAAAATGGCCAAGGTAATGGAAACGTATGAAGAACAGATTAAAGCCCTTCAAGCTGAATGTGACATGGAGGCCAAGAAGAACGAGCATTTGGAGGCGAATCGGAATGCAGTAATGGATACTAAAGATCGGCGTTGCCAGAATTTTGATAAACAGGACAGCTCCACGGATGAGCTATTTAGTGTTCAGGGTAAGCTTCAGAAGGAACAGGAAATTACGGCTCAGCTCAAAGAGGACACACTCGAAAAACTGCAGGCAAAGCTGCAGGAAGGACAGCAGCTTGTAGATAGCCAGAAAGTGGAGCTGGACAAGGAGCGCAAAGAACTGGCTCAGGTTAAGTCTGCCTTTGAGACACAGATCAAACTATCAGATGATTTGCAGCGTGAAAAGGAATCTGCCCAGCAGCTTGTAGATAGCCAGAAAGTGGAGCTGGACAAGGAGCGCAAAGAACTGGCTCAGGTTAAGTCTGCTTTTGAGACACAGACCAAACTATCAGATGATTTGCAGCGTGAAAAGGAATCTGCCCAGCAGCTTGTAGATAACCTGAAAGTGGAGCTGGACAAGGGGCAGAAAGAACTGGCTCAGGTTAAGACTGCGTTTGAGGCACAGACCAAACTATCAGATGATTTGCAGCGTGAAAAGGAATCTGCCCAGCAGCTTGTAGATAACCTGAAAGTGGAGCTGGACAAGGGGCAGAAAGAACTGGCTCAGGTTAAGACTGCGTTTGAGGCACAGACCAAACTATCAGATGATTTGCAGCGTGAAAAGGAATCTGCCCAGCAGCTTGTAGATAACCTGAAAGTGGAGCTGGACAAGGAGCGCAAAGAACTGGCTCAGGTTAAGTCTGCCTTTGAGACACAGATCAAACTATCAGATGATTTGCAGCGTGAAAATGAATCTGCCCAGCGGCTTGTAGATAACCTGAAAGTGGAGCTGGACAAGGGGCAGAAAGAACTGGCTCAGGTTAAAACTGCGTTTGAGGCACAGACCAAACTATCAGATGATTTGCAGCGTGAAAAGGAATCTGCCCAGCAGCTTGTAGATAGCCAGAAAGTGGAGCTGGACAAGGAGCGCAAAGAACTGGCTCAGGTTAAGTCTGCCTTTGAGACACAGATCAAACTATCAGATGATTTGCAGCGTGAAAATGAATCTGCCCAGCGGCTTGTAGATAACCTGAAAGTGGAGCTGGACAAGGGGCAGAAAGAACTGGCTCAGGTTAAGACTGCGTTTGAGGCACAGACCAAAATATCAGATGATTTGCAGCGTGAAAAGGAATCTGCCCAGCAGCTTGTAGATAACCTGAAAGTGGAGCTGGACAAGGAGCGCAAAGAACTGGCTCAGGTTAAGTCTGCCTTTGAGACACAGATCAAACTATCACATGATTTGCAGCGTGAAAATGAATCTGCCCAGCGGCTTGTAGATAACCTGAAAGTGGAGCTGGACAAGGGGCAGAAAGAACTGGCTCAGGTTAAGTCTGCCTTTGAGACACAGACCAAACTATCAGATGATTTGCAGCGTGAAAAGGAATCTGCCCAGCAGCTTGTAGATAACCTGAAAGTAGAGCTGGACAAGGAGCGCAAAGAACTGGCTCAGGTTAAGTCTGCCTTTGAGACACAGATCAAACTATCAGATGATTTGCAGCGTGAAAAGGAATCTGCCCAGCAGCTTGTAGATAACCTGAAAGTGGAGCTGGACAAGGGGCAGAAAGAACTGGCTCAGGTTAAGACTGCGTTTGAGGCACAGACCAAACTATCAGATGATTTGCAGCGTGAAAAGGAATCTGCACAGCGAGAGATCTTCCTGGTCAAGGAGCGATTGAGGAAGGAAAAGCGTGAGTTCGAGGTGGAATTGGCCACCCTTGAAGACATGATCGAAACATTGGAGGAGGGCCGTACTCAGATGGAAGCGGAGCGTGCGGCTGCCTACGAACGAATCAATCAGTTGGAGGCCCGTTGCCAAGAAAATAATAACGCGAACAGTGAATTGCAAGTGCAAACCTTTAAGCTCGAGTGCTTGCAGCATCAGCTAAAATCCGAGGTGGGTAGCTGCAACTCGTTGGTGGAAGACCTTAACCGAAAGCTGGCAGATAATGTCAGTAAGTTGGATGACGCGCAGAGTCGCCTGAAGACTGAAATCGACGAGCATAACCAGGTCAAGGAACAATTAGCCCACATCGCCGATATACCTGAGGTAGTCGAACTGCGGAATTGCTTGGAAGCGGTGACTGCCCAGCGTGAAGAGGCCCAGGAAAAACTGGCTGTGGTCACCAGCCTTTTAGGCAGATCTAACCAGGAGAAACTCAAGATGGAGGAGAAGGCTTGTGAAGTTGGGAATAAAAATGCCGAGTTGTTGGAACTCGTCGAATTCTATAGGTATCGTGTGGAAGCTATTGAACGGCTGCTTCTCGCTTCCAACCAAGAGTTGGAAGAACTAAAAACCAACCAGGCGGAGGGTGCGAGAGATCTTGGCGACACATACAGCACATCTGATGGACGCCAAACGGAGACGGATCAGGATAAGGAGAGAAACAACAAGCTAGCGCTAGACTGCAAGATATTGCAGGCCAAGTATCGCGATGccaaggatgagattaagcgCTGCGAGAAGAAGATAAAGGACCAGCGTCTTGAGATGGAGGGAAAACTGGAAAAGATGAAAAACAAGATGGTGAGTCGCTGCGAACTACTAGTACGAGATTCCAAAGAACCGAAACTACTGGTTTCCATAAAATGGCATGGTCGCGAGGTGTCATCACTGTCATCCTTAATCGCATGAAGTGTGCCACCAAGTTCAAATTGGTGTCCATCGTCATGCTCATTTGGTACTTGGCTGTCTGCGGATGACAGAACCTAGAGATGTGATCCTATCCCAGCACCatgccattttttttattgcttttgcTTGTGCATGTTTATGTCGTTGTTTCGTTTTACTAACTAGTTTTGAATTGGGACGTAGCTGATGTTATATGTGCAGTGTAAACTATTAAACTGTAGCTCCTATTAGGTATTCAAACTATATGTATAGCCAATGTCAAATCTTGTCCGTTTGAAACtgcgaaaatgcgaaaatgcaTACGTTTCAGAagttttgaaaataattaaattaaaatttgatttagCAATTGCATCAATCACATCGGCCATAACCGTGCTGCATCACCAATTACTGAACCCAAGCAGATCCTAGTTAGATTTTCAAATTTGCTTTAGCGATTGCGGCTAACTAGACTTATTTAATTCACTTTTCCTTATCATTGAACTAAAAATGCTTTATCTTTCCATCCCACCTTCACCCAATCTCCCCCTACGAAAATCACTCAACGAAAATCACAATTGCGGTCGGTCCGAAAACTGTATATGTACTATGTACATTGTGAAGGGCGGCACCAAGAAAAGGTCACGCCGTCGACGATGGCCCAAATCAATGCTGCGTTTTATTGGCCTAATTTGTATATTAGCTTTTACTTTGTATTTCATTCTGTACTTAAATGACATCGATGTCATCCTACGGGCGCGCAGACCTGTCATTTATTAGGGCCACATATGTCTTGGTAGACTTTGTTATTAGCTTTTTACATTTTGTGATATGTACTGAGTCATATTTGATAAATTAGCGATGTGTATTACCAAGaatgtgtttgtgttttttttttttttgtattattatttgtattgtCGTCAATGTCCTCACTGCTGTTTCTCGCTCATTTTCGTCCTTTGAAATGCGTGCCGCCCGAAACCCACACGCGCACCTTCACTTGAATATACACTGCCCTAACTCGTCCACGTTCACCCACACGCACACGGACACTTGACACAACACCATCCAACTGTAGCGTTCCTTGTATACGGCGGAGGTGACGCGCATGAAGGAGAAGCAGGAACGGGATGCGGCCAAAAGCGCGTCGGAGCTGGAGGCACTCACCGCCCAGGTAGATATGATCGCAGCTTGCGGAGTTACGTTATTAATTCCATTTACTTTCAGAATGCCAAATACGAAGAGCATACACGCAAGCTGTCCACCCAGATTGTTCGGTTGAACGAGAAGATCCtggagcagcagaagcagcatgCGATCATTAGCACCAAACTTCGTCACCTGCAGATGCAGCCCATCATCAGCGAAACGAAACCATCCAGCACAACGCTCACCGTTTCGTCCAGTTCGTCGGCGCCGAACGATGACTGGCAGCCCTTCAAGCGGCCCAATGTACCGTCCTCCAATCTGGCTATGGAAGATGAAGAGGGCGAGGTCTTTAACAACACTTACCTGACGGATCTCAAATTGGGCCGTGTGCCGGCAGACATGACGTAAGCGCAATGGGTCTTCTTGATTTCTATGCTCAAAATTAATGTGCCATTTTTTTTCCCCTTGCAGAGCCGAGGAGCTTATTTATCGGAATTCGTTGCAACCGCCGCATCTGAAGAGCACTTATGCTGCCCAGTATGATTTGGGCAGCCAGGACGAAGATCTCAAAGTAAGCGTTAGCAGTTCTCCGATATCCACTGCCATATACGCCGGCAGtagtggcagcagcaacagcagcatcatccATAAGACCAGACACGGCACAAACACCACACCGTTGAAGGCACAGCAGGCAGCTAAGTGGGCACGCATTTTGCGTCGCCCATAGAACCATTAATCTTAATCCTTAACTAGACACCGAGTGAGCTTTTGTCCACGTTACGTTTGCAGTTAGAAGTGTCTGTTGTGTCTAGAAATTGCTGTGTGCTCGTCTTATCAGTGCCttgttgtatatatatatttgtcacAATAATCCAGTTGCTGTCCAAGAACTTCGTTGTCTTCAGATTCAATCCGTATTTATGCTGTTTGTATTCTTTGCAGGACGGACCCCACAGTCTGGATGACAGCATGAGTGCTTTGCTGAGCTCATCGAGCACCGGAACGCGCAAGAAATCCATGGGCACCCACTACAAACGACCTGGACCGCCTACGCCGAGCAAGAACGGCGGTCGTTTGTCGTTCGGTAGTTCGGAGCCGCCACGCGAGATTCTTCGTGAATTCGGCGACCATAACAATACCTCCAAGACGCCGGCGCGCTTCAAGTTCCTGACGCAGCGATTCAGCGTTGGCAGCAGCGGTTTACCCCGGGACGAGGTAAGTACTGTGAAGATTGTTATGTTGGATGTGCGTGCCCATGTGACACTGAACTTTCGGAGCATCTTTTAAATTGCCTCGATGACGTTCATCAGTGTCATTGGTGAATAGAGTAGTCTAAAGCTGTAGTCAAAGGTGGTTTATTGGGAACGTAAAATGTGCTTGCTTCCGTGCTTTGTTTGTGTCTTCGTCCTCGTGCTGTTCCCATGTTGTCATCGTTTGTGGCTCCAGTGCAGCTGGCAACTGATCAAATACGCCTGGCCTATCCCACAGCTGCCGCGGCGCAAGCGGCCGAATCTTCTGACCGGAACACACCGGCGTAGGCTGCGTCATGCGGTGGACATATTTTGTACATCAACGCCCCGCAAAAGCCGCTCCTACTACGATCAGCAGCGTCTGATCGGCGCCAGTGATGCGGAAAAATCAGAGGCTGTTGAAACCGAAGACGAAGTGATCGA
The Drosophila mauritiana strain mau12 chromosome X, ASM438214v1, whole genome shotgun sequence DNA segment above includes these coding regions:
- the LOC117146784 gene encoding uncharacterized protein LOC117146784 isoform X2, encoding MDTRSWRKVLLQWIGKCQFIEPNYISLEQSDLDSFFSVFIRKIQETQSDKGKELQDQPTKPIPLVQEFLAHNYPEFIVHQDDKEQPLDCLYVYTLLLHYSCVKKPSLFFHNICNNLPEMTQTCIASFFGETVDRLLTREYLSQSIANVAIIYQQGTQTSVSPCLPSSSLSPDPRSDDAQCPSTPSSSSSQPSSSTPQLHNHRERLRLQMSGSEMPPPSTPKTELLEQRTKELRGIRAQLEVVRYEKTVLEEQQLEKDELIKVLSKEKMMAKMELERLKNVKLNEEPHDNESHIMPYEFEHMKGNLLKEIGLKENLITEITDKLHDLRVEKSELSEKLNLAGKQLLEYTDRIRLLESRVEELTRSVSSRDDRIFFLELDNQELDQCLKEARDELKNRREVLNASSDLLDCSLSPNTTPENLASSVIDKQLREKEHENAELKEKLQYLHTSQRELCQALSSFLQKHNIDHEFPVEWTSSSLLSTISAIESTFVNTVEKSTQMKKECDVQAVCVEKLLEKCKLLYRSLGCQPQELDAFKATIAEPMESVFESSRECETILGCCHMRVVDIALKNNHLELDNERLNENCAELKSIIDRGDQHLADINLQLTEKEKQIKDVAAEIQELRKRNINLENMLSQIADKEASAASHAQRLQQCVKLMRAKYEVCRNELIAKNAAQDELVRMMVVPDWETLHGRVRQLIDLERRHVELNEMYRGMLKELDELSAKHDKLTHSHVEFVKRTEIELERKNAQLMAFEKHNNHFDCFLTRIFTLLRSRNGPKSTTMCSANTSIESMRIEQRFENIEKLIEGQLLSADTLKKELDDLRAKNEELSTENINAIIKRKKFVDSLEVNSEKVKQYITDLEKEAFSKNEKVAQLENTLSEEQSNARQLALRLDMAQQEVNDYYVEATRFINTVMDRIHEDFNGENHPQTLGNCMTKFLRIFDQMEVWYEDSSSLVEKLLHTRDELKKKLKASDEKMAKVMETYEEQIKALQAECDMEAKKNEHLEANRNAVMDTKDRRCQNFDKQDSSTDELFSVQGKLQKEQEITAQLKEDTLEKLQAKLQEGQQLVDSQKVELDKERKELAQVKSAFETQTKLSDDLQREKESAQQLVDNLKVELDKGQKELAQVKTAFEAQTKLSDDLQREKESAQQLVDNLKVELDKGQKELAQVKTAFEAQTKLSDDLQREKESAQQLVDNLKVELDKERKELAQVKSAFETQIKLSDDLQRENESAQRLVDNLKVELDKGQKELAQVKTAFEAQTKLSDDLQREKESAQQLVDSQKVELDKERKELAQVKSAFETQIKLSDDLQRENESAQRLVDNLKVELDKGQKELAQVKTAFEAQTKISDDLQREKESAQQLVDNLKVELDKERKELAQVKSAFETQIKLSHDLQRENESAQRLVDNLKVELDKGQKELAQVKSAFETQTKLSDDLQREKESAQQLVDNLKVELDKERKELAQVKSAFETQIKLSDDLQREKESAQQLVDNLKVELDKGQKELAQVKTAFEAQTKLSDDLQREKESAQREIFLVKERLRKEKREFEVELATLEDMIETLEEGRTQMEAERAAAYERINQLEARCQENNNANSELQVQTFKLECLQHQLKSEVGSCNSLVEDLNRKLADNVSKLDDAQSRLKTEIDEHNQVKEQLAHIADIPEVVELRNCLEAVTAQREEAQEKLAVVTSLLGRSNQEKLKMEEKACEVGNKNAELLELVEFYRYRVEAIERLLLASNQELEELKTNQAEGARDLGDTYSTSDGRQTETDQDKERNNKLALDCKILQAKYRDAKDEIKRCEKKIKDQRLEMEGKLEKMKNKMRSLYTAEVTRMKEKQERDAAKSASELEALTAQNAKYEEHTRKLSTQIVRLNEKILEQQKQHAIISTKLRHLQMQPIISETKPSSTTLTVSSSSSAPNDDWQPFKRPNVPSSNLAMEDEEGEVFNNTYLTDLKLGRVPADMTAEELIYRNSLQPPHLKSTYAAQYDLGSQDEDLKDGPHSLDDSMSALLSSSSTGTRKKSMGTHYKRPGPPTPSKNGGRLSFGSSEPPREILREFGDHNNTSKTPARFKFLTQRFSVGSSGLPRDELPRRKRPNLLTGTHRRRLRHAVDIFCTSTPRKSRSYYDQQRLIGASDAEKSEAVETEDEVIEVEPDAVPELEPLEDADQEGTPHLSTAALLALTKGNTRRLTGTTKPKKRRVSLSNHGNIFAKSRPASFVAGKRVQLRRKLRRDRMMGRFDEARHLDQVRLSHSVQAPESPENNNYSLHNRNEEEHLPSEILMGKTVVLVGKSRVSPVVSTTFNVEERSGTSLLQQQFEHENCVTWATHGSESVMMEETQNDWYFEQLCQETESTAPFQLQPLEYKPLDEEPAEPKLTQLVAASCSNITANSCATNMTGASSCTVYSMGSVHMQPLPQINITYVQQPPDSQQRRPARHRSLMAQCRRFLRHLSLGERLVMGFALLVMVGLSLHLADKLVLVISGILSGMGLVFLTYSCPGRN
- the LOC117146784 gene encoding sporulation-specific protein 15 isoform X3, whose translation is MDTRSWRKVLLQWIGKCQFIEPNYISLEQSDLDSFFSVFIRKIQETQSDKGKELQDQPTKPIPLVQEFLAHNYPEFIVHQDDKEQPLDCLYVYTLLLHYSCVKKPSLFFHNICNNLPEMTQTCIASFFGETVDRLLTREYLSQSIANVAIIYQQGTQTSVSPCLPSSSLSPDPRSDDAQCPSTPSSSSSQPSSSTPQLHNHRERLRLQMSGSEMPPPSTPKTELLEQRTKELRGIRAQLEVVRYEKTVLEEQQLEKDELIKVLSKEKMMAKMELERLKNVKLNEEPHDNESHIMPYEFEHMKGNLLKEIGLKENLITEITDKLHDLRVEKSELSEKLNLAGKQLLEYTDRIRLLESRVEELTRSVSSRDDRIFFLELDNQELDQCLKEARDELKNRREVLNASSDLLDCSLSPNTTPENLASSVIDKQLREKEHENAELKEKLQYLHTSQRELCQALSSFLQKHNIDHEFPVEWTSSSLLSTISAIESTFVNTVEKSTQMKKECDVQAVCVEKLLEKCKLLYRSLGCQPQELDAFKATIAEPMESVFESSRECETILGCCHMRVVDIALKNNHLELDNERLNENCAELKSIIDRGDQHLADINLQLTEKEKQIKDVAAEIQELRKRNINLENMLSQIADKEASAASHAQRLQQCVKLMRAKYEVCRNELIAKNAAQDELVRMMVVPDWETLHGRVRQLIDLERRHVELNEMYRGMLKELDELSAKHDKLTHSHVEFVKRTEIELERKNAQLMAFEKHNNHFDCFLTRIFTLLRSRNGPKSTTMCSANTSIESMRIEQRFENIEKLIEGQLLSADTLKKELDDLRAKNEELSTENINAIIKRKKFVDSLEVNSEKVKQYITDLEKEAFSKNEKVAQLENTLSEEQSNARQLALRLDMAQQEVNDYYVEATRFINTVMDRIHEDFNGENHPQTLGNCMTKFLRIFDQMEVWYEDSSSLVEKLLHTRDELKKKLKASDEKMAKVMETYEEQIKALQAECDMEAKKNEHLEANRNAVMDTKDRRCQNFDKQDSSTDELFSVQGKLQKEQEITAQLKEDTLEKLQAKLQEGQQLVDSQKVELDKERKELAQVKSAFETQIKLSDDLQREKESAQQLVDSQKVELDKERKELAQVKSAFETQTKLSDDLQREKESAQQLVDNLKVELDKGQKELAQVKTAFEAQTKLSDDLQREKESAQQLVDNLKVELDKGQKELAQVKTAFEAQTKLSDDLQREKESAQQLVDNLKVELDKERKELAQVKSAFETQIKLSDDLQRENESAQRLVDNLKVELDKGQKELAQVKTAFEAQTKLSDDLQREKESAQQLVDSQKVELDKERKELAQVKSAFETQIKLSDDLQRENESAQRLVDNLKVELDKGQKELAQVKTAFEAQTKLSDDLQREKESAQREIFLVKERLRKEKREFEVELATLEDMIETLEEGRTQMEAERAAAYERINQLEARCQENNNANSELQVQTFKLECLQHQLKSEVGSCNSLVEDLNRKLADNVSKLDDAQSRLKTEIDEHNQVKEQLAHIADIPEVVELRNCLEAVTAQREEAQEKLAVVTSLLGRSNQEKLKMEEKACEVGNKNAELLELVEFYRYRVEAIERLLLASNQELEELKTNQAEGARDLGDTYSTSDGRQTETDQDKERNNKLALDCKILQAKYRDAKDEIKRCEKKIKDQRLEMEGKLEKMKNKMRSLYTAEVTRMKEKQERDAAKSASELEALTAQNAKYEEHTRKLSTQIVRLNEKILEQQKQHAIISTKLRHLQMQPIISETKPSSTTLTVSSSSSAPNDDWQPFKRPNVPSSNLAMEDEEGEVFNNTYLTDLKLGRVPADMTAEELIYRNSLQPPHLKSTYAAQYDLGSQDEDLKDGPHSLDDSMSALLSSSSTGTRKKSMGTHYKRPGPPTPSKNGGRLSFGSSEPPREILREFGDHNNTSKTPARFKFLTQRFSVGSSGLPRDELPRRKRPNLLTGTHRRRLRHAVDIFCTSTPRKSRSYYDQQRLIGASDAEKSEAVETEDEVIEVEPDAVPELEPLEDADQEGTPHLSTAALLALTKGNTRRLTGTTKPKKRRVSLSNHGNIFAKSRPASFVAGKRVQLRRKLRRDRMMGRFDEARHLDQVRLSHSVQAPESPENNNYSLHNRNEEEHLPSEILMGKTVVLVGKSRVSPVVSTTFNVEERSGTSLLQQQFEHENCVTWATHGSESVMMEETQNDWYFEQLCQETESTAPFQLQPLEYKPLDEEPAEPKLTQLVAASCSNITANSCATNMTGASSCTVYSMGSVHMQPLPQINITYVQQPPDSQQRRPARHRSLMAQCRRFLRHLSLGERLVMGFALLVMVGLSLHLADKLVLVISGILSGMGLVFLTYSCPGRN